A DNA window from Actinomadura coerulea contains the following coding sequences:
- a CDS encoding branched-chain amino acid ABC transporter permease — MLDDFINQFWPSTVDGLALGAIYALLALGYTMVYGVLRLINFAHADIFMVGTFAALWTVRTLDVSAVGGVALIGVVALMAVVGGAVAGGGAMLLEVAAYRPLRKRGASRLAALISAIGASIFIQQLMGTVLIHKVFGTSKEGGKLDVNEHFKKLSDVVDVGPILIRNDQLIVFVGAVVMMVALDQFVNRTKLGRGIRSTAQDPETAVLMGVNIDRVVQVTFLVGGVMAGVAAALYFLRFESTNYFVGFLLGIKAFTAAVLGGIGNLRGALVGGFTLGLLEMYGSSFFGSQWRDVVAFSVLILVLMFRPTGILGESLQRARA, encoded by the coding sequence GTGCTCGACGACTTCATCAATCAATTCTGGCCGTCGACCGTCGACGGGCTGGCGCTGGGCGCGATCTACGCGCTGCTGGCGCTGGGCTACACGATGGTCTACGGCGTTCTCCGGCTGATCAACTTCGCGCACGCCGACATCTTCATGGTCGGCACGTTCGCGGCGCTGTGGACGGTGCGGACCCTGGACGTGTCCGCGGTGGGCGGCGTCGCGCTGATCGGCGTGGTGGCGCTCATGGCGGTCGTCGGCGGCGCGGTCGCGGGCGGCGGCGCGATGCTGCTGGAGGTGGCGGCCTACAGGCCGCTGCGCAAACGGGGCGCGTCGAGACTGGCGGCGCTGATCTCGGCGATCGGCGCGTCGATCTTCATTCAGCAGCTGATGGGCACGGTGCTGATCCACAAGGTGTTCGGGACGTCGAAGGAGGGCGGCAAGCTCGACGTCAACGAGCACTTCAAGAAGCTCTCGGACGTCGTGGACGTCGGGCCGATCCTGATCCGCAACGACCAGTTGATCGTGTTCGTGGGCGCGGTGGTCATGATGGTCGCGCTGGACCAGTTCGTGAACCGCACGAAGCTCGGCCGGGGCATCCGCTCGACGGCGCAGGACCCGGAGACGGCGGTGCTGATGGGCGTGAACATCGACCGGGTCGTGCAGGTGACGTTCCTGGTCGGCGGGGTCATGGCCGGCGTGGCCGCGGCGCTGTACTTCCTGCGCTTCGAGAGCACGAACTACTTCGTCGGCTTCCTGCTCGGCATCAAGGCGTTCACGGCGGCGGTGCTCGGCGGCATCGGCAACCTCCGGGGCGCCCTGGTCGGCGGGTTCACCCTCGGGTTGCTGGAGATGTACGGTTCGAGCTTCTTCGGTTCCCAGTGGCGCGACGTGGTCGCGTTCTCGGTGCTGATCCTGGTCCTGATGTTCCGTCCCACCGGCATTCTCGGTGAGTCCCTCCAGCGGGCGCGCGCATGA
- a CDS encoding branched-chain amino acid ABC transporter permease, with the protein MNLTKNANGNGGAGGIRSARDKFSLDPLRDWWASAPGAVRWVVYLLLIVGALLLPSEAIGSFMAPSGSDWPSMLSSQIAIYVLLAIGLNVVVGMAGLLDLGYVAFYAVGGYTMAIFATRYEWNFWESLGLAIGFSALAGVILGAPTLRLRGDYLAIVTLGFGEIVKRTANNSSYVNGPRGVQGIPHPPSLSEFEILGVQPLKYGLLDARPYYYLLVLFIIVAIVFVKRLERSRVGRAWASIREDEDAAELMGVPTFKFKLAAFAIGAAIGGSGGVVFAGQITSINPQNFEFLVSALILAGVVLGGSGNLPGVMLGAAVLAWLPERFRFLHDYRMLIFGAALVVMMIFRPEGLWPSRQRKAELAEGTGGMGSMGAEVAGPGQSDAAAVEEGK; encoded by the coding sequence ATGAACCTCACGAAGAACGCAAACGGAAACGGCGGCGCGGGCGGCATCCGCTCGGCGCGTGACAAGTTCTCCCTGGACCCGCTCCGCGACTGGTGGGCGTCGGCTCCCGGCGCGGTGCGGTGGGTGGTCTACCTCCTGCTGATCGTCGGGGCGCTGCTGCTGCCGAGCGAGGCGATCGGCTCGTTCATGGCGCCGAGCGGCAGCGACTGGCCGTCGATGCTGAGCAGCCAGATCGCGATCTACGTGCTGCTGGCGATCGGGCTGAACGTGGTGGTCGGCATGGCCGGCCTCCTCGACCTCGGATATGTGGCGTTCTACGCGGTCGGCGGCTACACGATGGCCATCTTCGCGACGCGCTACGAGTGGAACTTCTGGGAGTCGCTGGGGCTGGCGATCGGGTTCTCGGCGCTCGCGGGGGTCATCCTCGGTGCGCCGACGCTGCGGCTGCGCGGCGACTACCTGGCGATCGTGACGCTCGGCTTCGGTGAGATCGTCAAGCGGACGGCGAACAACAGCTCGTACGTGAACGGCCCGCGCGGCGTGCAGGGGATCCCGCACCCGCCGTCGCTGTCGGAGTTCGAGATCCTGGGCGTCCAGCCGCTGAAGTACGGGCTGCTGGACGCGCGGCCGTACTACTACCTGCTGGTCCTGTTCATCATCGTCGCGATCGTTTTCGTGAAGCGGCTGGAGCGGTCGCGGGTGGGCCGCGCGTGGGCGTCGATCCGGGAGGACGAGGACGCGGCGGAGCTGATGGGCGTGCCGACGTTCAAGTTCAAGCTGGCGGCGTTCGCGATCGGCGCGGCGATCGGCGGCAGCGGCGGCGTGGTGTTCGCGGGGCAGATCACCTCGATCAATCCGCAGAACTTCGAGTTCCTGGTCTCGGCGCTGATCCTGGCCGGCGTGGTGCTGGGCGGGTCGGGCAACCTTCCGGGCGTGATGCTGGGCGCGGCGGTGCTGGCGTGGCTGCCGGAGCGGTTCCGGTTCCTGCACGACTACCGGATGCTGATCTTCGGTGCCGCGCTGGTGGTCATGATGATCTTCCGTCCGGAGGGCCTGTGGCCGTCGCGGCAGCGGAAGGCGGAGCTGGCCGAGGGCACCGGCGGCATGGGCAGCATGGGCGCCGAGGTGGCCGGTCCGGGCCAGTCGGACGCGGCCGCCGTGGAGGAGGGCAAGTGA